Proteins from a single region of Sesamum indicum cultivar Zhongzhi No. 13 linkage group LG5, S_indicum_v1.0, whole genome shotgun sequence:
- the LOC105161422 gene encoding E3 ubiquitin-protein ligase SGR9, amyloplastic, producing the protein MIVVRKSCSLRSNNFFFSRVLNYNNSLHIHTLLNDPTMANYINSTHTIIMAALSTLPSSHLSHLTHSISTVFHHHLRRLSALLSSPTLFSLTLRHLHSLSLHHKSLLIARHLLSSLTLLKHFMQNNGPETPPPLLYSAACMRLRDLDAVLLLLLLCELHQHDRELLDSPPSSWRAILCDYVSKSMLRLSSFGGCSSGEVLIQYIESVGRSWNLVNVMGLIGGGGEGKEGREAAASVAAVVALPTVEASGGGECVICKEEMKKGREVCELPCRHMFHWMCILRWLKKRNTCPCCRHRLPTDDVRREIDRLLEDFAKIGGGAGGGSNREWL; encoded by the exons ATGATTGTAGTACGAAAATCTTGCTCCTTAAGGTCAAAcaactttttcttctctaGAGTCCTCAATTACAACAACTCATTAC ATATCCACACACTACTCAATGATCCTACCATGGCCAACTACATCAACTCCACACATACCATAATCATGGCCGCCCTCTCCACTCTCCCTTCTTCCCACCTCTCTCACCTCACCCACTCCATCTCCACAGTcttccaccaccacctccgccGCCTCTCCGCCCTCCTCTCCTCCCCGACCCTCTTCTCCCTCACTCTTCGCCACCTTCACTCCCTCTCCCTCCACCATAAATCCCTCCTCATTGCCCGCCACCTCTTGTCCAGCCTCACCCTTCTCAAACACTTCATGCAAAACAACGGCCCGGAAACCCCACCGCCCCTGTTGTACTCCGCCGCGTGCATGAGACTCCGGGACCTTGACGCCGtccttctcctcctcctcctctgcGAACTCCACCAACACGATCGAGAACTGCTCGATTCACCGCCTTCGTCGTGGCGTGCTATTCTCTGCGATTATGTATCTAAATCCATGTTGAGATTGTCTAGTTTTGGTGGGTGTTCTAGCGGTGAAGTTTTGATCCAGTACATTGAGTCTGTGGGGAGGTCCTGGAATTTGGTTAACGTAATGGGTTTGATTGGTGGTGGCGGCGAAGGAAAGGAGGGAAGGGAGGCGGCGGCATCTGTGGCGGCGGTGGTTGCGCTGCCGACGGTGGAGGCGAGTGGAGGAGGGGAGTGTGTGATATGTAAAGAAGAGATGAAGAAAGGGAGAGAGGTTTGTGAATTGCCATGCCGCCATATGTTTCACTGGATGTGTATACTCCGGTGGCTCAAGAAGAGAAACACGTGTCCCTGCTGCCGGCACCGCCTCCCGACTGACGACGTCCGCCGTGAGATCGATCGGTTGTTGGAGGATTTCGCCAAGATTGGCGGTGGTGCTGGTGGCGGATCAAATCGAGAATGGTTGTAA
- the LOC105161423 gene encoding pentatricopeptide repeat-containing protein At2g37310 — protein MKLAQPLPRQALQSLLQSDGHRINYTLYGHLIQRCTDRRLSRQAKQLHARLILSSTTADNFLASKLIAFYSKIHQLTYARRVFDQIPYKNTFAYNALLIAYSVHGRHTETLELFRTSLSRRDGDLVDVNPDSFTLSCVLKAMSEVVLDGPLSAGMIHCYVIKNGLDLDVFVGNGLVTYYSRCDDLVSARYLFDEMPDRDLVSWNSMLSGYSQGGFYEECKELYRMMLGLEDVRPDGVTAVSVLHACAQSTDLVFGMEVHQYVMDNGIKMDLSVCNSIIALYAKCGSLDYARELFEEMTEKDEITYSTIVSGYMVHGFIDDAMKIFGEMKNPGMSTWNAVISGRVQNNQYDKVLDLVRQMQAFGFKPNSVTLSSILPAIPYVSHLKGGKEIHAYAIKISCDRNIYVVTAMIDTYAKLGFLVGAQRVFNLTKDRSVIVWTAIISAYAAHGDANMALSLFDEMLNSKTKPDAVTFTAVFAACAHAGLVEEAWEVFNSVLPKYGIQPLPNHYACIVACLSRAGKLSEAVEFVKKMPTEPTAQVWGALLTGASESDDVELAKFVCDHLFELEPENPSNYIVMANLYSKAGRWEEAERVREKMNAIGFKKVAGSSRIETSGGLLSFIAGGATDEKTNKIL, from the coding sequence ATGAAACTCGCACAGCCATTACCCCGCCAAGCCCTTCAGAGCCTCCTACAAAGTGATGGTCACCGGATTAACTATACTCTCTACGGCCACCTCATCCAGCGCTGCACCGACCGCCGCCTTTCCCGCCAGGCTAAGCAGCTCCATGCCCGCCTCATTCTCTCCTCCACTACTGCCGACAACTTCCTTGCCTCAAAACTCATCGCTTTCTACTCCAAGATCCACCAGCTCACTTATGCCCGTCGCGTGTTCGACCAAATACCCTACAAGAATACCTTCGCCTACAACGCCCTCCTTATTGCGTACTCCGTACATGGCCGTCACACTGAAACGTTGGAACTGTTCAGGACAAGTTTGTCTCGGAGGGAtggtgatttggttgatgttAATCCGGATAGCTTTACTTTGAGCTGTGTGCTGAAGGCGATGTCGGAGGTGGTGTTGGATGGACCTCTTTCGGCTGGAATGATTCATTGTTATGTGATTAAAAACGGGCTTGATTTGGATGTTTTTGTAGGCAATGGGTTGGTGACTTATTACTCGAGGTGTGATGATCTGGTGTCTGCGAGGTATTTGTTCGATGAAATGCCTGACAGGGACTTGGTGTCTTGGAATTCAATGCTTTCAGGGTATTCTCAAGGCGGTTTTTATGAGGAGTGCAAGGAATTGTACAGAATGATGTTGGGTTTGGAAGATGTGAGGCCTGATGGGGTTACAGCCGTGAGCGTTTTGCATGCATGTGCGCAATCAACTGATCTTGTCTTTGGCATGGAGGTGCATCAATATGTGATGGATAATGGGATTAAAATGGATCTCTCAGTTTGCAATTCAATTATTGCTCTTTATGCAAAATGTGGTAGCTTGGACTATGCCAGGGAGCTTTTCGAGGAGATGACTGAGAAGGATGAAATAACTTATAGCACAATTGTGTCTGGTTACATGGTCCATGGATTTATTGATGATGCTATGAAGATATTCGGGGAAATGAAAAACCCAGGAATGAGTACTTGGAATGCTGTCATTTCAGGTAGGGTTCAGAATAACCAGTATGATAAGGTTTTAGATTTAGTACGTCAGATGCAAGCTTTTGGTTTCAAGCCTAACAGTGTCACTCTTTCTAGTATTCTTCCAGCCATTCCATATGTCTCGCATTTaaaaggaggaaaagaaattcatGCTTATGCAATCAAAATAAGTTGTGATAGGAATATTTATGTAGTTACTGCCATGATAGACACATATGCCAAACTGGGATTCCTTGTTGGAGCACAAAGAGTATTTAATCTAACAAAGGATAGGAGTGTGATTGTTTGGACAGCAATAATCTCAGCATATGCAGCTCATGGAGATGCTAACATGGCGCTTAGTCTATTTGATGAGATGCTGAATAGCAAAACAAAGCCAGATGCTGTTACTTTTACCGCTGTATTTGCAGCTTGTGCCCATGCTGGTCTAGTTGAGGAAGCTTGGGAAGTATTTAACTCAGTGTTGCCAAAGTATGGGATTCAACCTTTGCCTAATCATTATGCTTGCATTGTTGCATGTCTGAGCCGAGCAGGGAAGCTTTCTGAGGCAGTGGAATTTGTTAAGAAAATGCCTACTGAACCTACTGCACAGGTTTGGGGTGCACTGCTCACTGGGGCTTCAGAATCTGATGATGTTGAACTTGCAAAGTTTGTTTGTgatcatttatttgaattggagCCCGAGAACCCAAGCAATTACATTGTTATGGCAAATCTCTATTCGAAAGCTGGTAGGTGGGAAGAGGCAGAGAGGGTCAGAGAGAAAATGAATGCTATTGGGTTTAAAAAAGTTGCTGGAAGTAGCAGAATAGAAACTTCCGGAGGATTATTAAGTTTTATAGCTGGAGGTGCTACAGATGAAAAGACTAACAAAATTCTATGA
- the LOC105161488 gene encoding kinesin-like protein KIN-5D — protein sequence MDSSKKNQQKRRSLTPSSMPRTLWSIESPTRDLQLSNDHKAVNVQVVLRCRPLNEDEIKARTHLVVSCDELKREVTATQYMAYKQTDRTLVFDKVFGPASQQQELYDNVVAPVVNEVLEGYSWTIFAYGQTGTGKTYTMEGEGRKEKNGKLHENAGVIPRAVQQIFDVLESERADYSIKVTFLELYNEEITDLLAVDKGLNSLYDEPKRSLLLMEDGKGAIFVRGLEEEIVSTADEIYAILDRGSAKKHTAETLLNKQSNRSHSIFSITIQSKQYNSDGSELIKCGKLNLVDLAGSENILRSGARDERAREAGEINKSLLTLGRVINALTENSVHVPYRHSKLTRLLRDSLGGKTKTCIIATVSPSVLSQEETLSTLDYAFRAKSIKNRPEVNRKVVKSTLIKDLYSQIDRLKQELHAAREKNGVYVPQDKEHSQEATRKQLMELQELYMYQQQLTVDLKDKLESTQRELMKTRESLFNLEGQYRQAKDKDKEAMIFNILCSGKALTERALELRSDLESAASDVSTLFARIERKNDLEERNRYHIQKFHSQLAHQLEELDKVVSASATRQEQNWEAIQENARSLLTSKAAAMEELLKQIQDLKDLYTSSFKRLDDSAEELYQNSELAFSRLRSELSAHSSCIMDLIMKSSSDADTISNGLKINLNNLGSRIESFIQQQHENHMRTYQTSKSISESLLSFFKTLRIYISKLTLMEEDSQTITSQKLRALTKTFEEFAVGEQRLLAEQIAELLTSSSSRKKKLIQTAVDDILESARERTEKLNQEISDVQNITADAEEKWTNYVETTEGNYGENSAAIEAGKGNLAKGLQLCITKSSEVAEQRRVAEESLLDLLQENVDAVISFIENGTEENEKIHARFSSIAPSVFEETDEVRKKLVLSVEYPVRLDHESLDKINVLSACCLDNMKETNNIHSEKVMEISRTARKSLVDDYLVEGSSCLSPKKRNYNLPSKECVEDFINRSFRDPLQASSRPDAIAE from the exons ATGGATAGTTCAAAGAAAAATCAGCAAAAGAGGAGGAGTTTGACCCCTTCCTCGATGCCTCGAACACTCTGGTCCATTGAAAGCCCCACTAGAGATTTACAATTGAGCAACGATCATAAGGCCGTGAACGTGCAAGTTGTGCTGCGTTGCAG GCCTCTGAATGAAGATGAAATCAAGGCGAGAACACACCTAGTGGTTTCGTGCGACGAGCTCAAACGAGAAGTAACTGCAACTCAATACATGGCTTACAAGCAAACAGATAGAACCTTAGTGTTTGACAAG GTGTTTGGTCCAGCATCACAGCAACAAGAGTTGTACGATAATGTTGTGGCGCCTGTTGTTAATGAAGTTCTTGAAGGATACAGTTGGACAATATTTGCTTATGGCCAGACGGGAACGGGCAAGACTTACACGATGGAAGGTGAAGGACGAAAAGAGAAG AACGGGAAACTGCATGAGAATGCCGGTGTTATTCCAAGAGCTGTCCAGCAAATTTTTGATGTTTTGGAAAGTGAAAGAGCTGATTACAGCATCAAAGTGACGTTTTTGGAGCTTTACAATGAAGAAATAACTGATCTTTTGGCTGTGGACAAGGGATTAAATTCCTTATATGATGAACCCAAAAGATCGTTACTTCTCATGGAAGATGGAAAAGGCGCCATCTTTGTTAGAGGATTGGAGGAAGAGATAGTGTCAACTGCGGATGAAATATATGCAATTTTGGATAGAGGGTCAGCCAAGAAGCATACGGCAGAGACCCTTCTCAACAAACAAAGCAACCGTTCTCACTCTATATTTTCCATCACAATTCAAAGTAAGCAGTATAATTCAGATGGATCAGAGCTGATCAAGTGTGGCAAGTTGAATCTTGTCGACCTTGCTGGATCAGAGAACATCCTACGATCCGGTGCAAGAGAT GAAAGAGCAAGGGAAGCTGGTGAGATCAATAAAAGCTTGCTCACACTCGGCCGTGTTATCAATGCATTGACAGAGAACTCTGTTCATGTCCCGTACAGgcat AGCAAATTGACAAGGTTGTTGAGGGATTCACTTGGAGGTAAGACGAAGACATGCATAATCGCAACAGTTTCACCATCCGTTCTCTCTCAGGAAGAGACTCTCAGCACTCTTGATTATGCGTTTCGTGCTAAAAGTATCAAGAACAGACCAGAG GTGAACCGAAAAGTTGTGAAATCTACACTGATAAAAGATTTGTACTCTCAGATAGACCGTCTCAAACAAG AATTACATGCAGCAAGGGAAAAGAATGGTGTTTATGTACCCCAGGACAAGGAACATAGCCAGGAGGCAACCAGGAAG CAACTGATGGAGCTACAAGAACTTTACATGTATCAGCAACAGTTAACAGTAGATTTAAAAGATAAGCTTGAAAGCACACAG AGAGAACTAATGAAGACTCGAGAATCATTGTTTAATCTAGAAGGTCAATATCGACAAGCGAAAGACAAAGATAAGGAGGCGATGATATTCAATATCCTTTGCTCTG GAAAAGCACTCACTGAGAGAGCACTTGAACTTCGATCGGACCTTGAGAGTGCAGCATCTGATGTATCAACCCTGTTTGCCAGAATTG AACGCAAGAACGACTtggaagaaagaaacagaTACCACATTCAGAAATTTCACTCTCAGTTAGCTCACCAGCTCGAAGAGTTGGATAAAGTTGTATCAGCTTCAGCGACACGCCAAGAACAGAATTGGGAAGCGATTCAAGAAAATGCACGATCTTTATTAACTTCAAAAGCTGCG GCGATGGAGGAGCTGCTCAAACAGATCCAAGATCTCAAAGATCTGTATACGTCCAGTTTTAAACGTTTGGATGACTCAGCCGAAGAACTATATCAAAATTCTGAACTCGCCTTCAGTAGATTGAGGTCTGAATTATCGGCTCATTCTTCTTGCATTATGGAT CTTATCATGAAAAGTTCATCAGATGCTGATACAATAAGTAATGGTCTGAAAATCAACCTAAACAATCTTGGATCAAGAATCGAATCATTTATACAGCAACAGCATGAG AATCACATGAGGACTTACCAGACATCCAAGTCCATTTCTGAAAGTCTTCTTAGTTTCTTCAAGACTTTAAGGATTTACATTTCCAAATTGACACTCATGGAAGAAGATTCTCAAACCATCACTAGCCAGAAGCTGCGTGCCTTGACGAAGACGTTTGAG GAGTTTGCTGTTGGTGAACAAAGGCTTTTAGCAGAACAAATAGCAGAGCTACTAACAAGTTCAAGttctagaaagaaaaaactg ATTCAAACAGCAGTAGATGACATACTAGAGAGCGCCCGTGAAAGAACCGAAAAGCTAAATCAGGAAATATCCGACGTGCAAAATATCACTGCTGATGCTGAAGAAAAGTGGACTAATTACGTTGAGACAACAGAAGGTAACTATGGGGAAAACTCTGCTGCAATAGAAGCTGGAAAGGGCAATCTTGCAAAAGGCCTTCAACTTTG CATAACAAAGTCGTCAGAGGTTGCAGAACAACGGCGAGTTGCTGAAGAATCCCTTTTAGACCTGCTCCAGGAAAATGTCGACGCAgtcatttcttttattga GAATGGTACGGAAGAGAATGAAAAGATCCACGCTCGATTTTCATCTATTGCCCCATCGGTTTTTGAAGAAACAGATGAAGTTAGGAAAAAACTTGTGTTGTCGGTAGAAT ATCCAGTGAGACTAGACCATGAATCATTGGACAAAATCAATGTCTTAAGTGCTTGTTGTCTCGACAACATGAAAGAAACGAACAACATCCACTCCGAGAAAGTGATGGAGATTTCAAGAACTGCAAGAAAATCACTTGTTGATGATTACTTGGTGGAAGGTTCTTCATGTTTGAGTCCAAAGAAGAGAAACTACAATCTACCAAGCAAAGAATGTGTCGAGGATTTTATCAATCGCTCGTTCAGAGATCCACTGCAAGCATCATCCAGACCTGATGCAATTGCAGAGTAA
- the LOC105161424 gene encoding uncharacterized protein LOC105161424, with translation MSQLSRAAMKWSRLMETAQPNRRLPSTFFLSPKLFSTEASDSSLGSADDQFFRIPDSGSVYGRVNNITKFTTKSDIINVLEGCNLNPHNLKVEYTRTYLPKSMMVEFPSRSAYDAAVKSINRKGRLFNMIRADKAQWDITTPYDGKVILLQGIPRNALIDDVERFLSGCHYDSSSIQMFVRPTDQGPIRMALVRFPSQALAMHAYITKNRGFCLNNQITLQVLH, from the exons ATGAGTCAACTGAGCCGAGCCGCGATGAAATGGAGCCGCCTTATGGAAACGGCGCAGCCAAATCGACGGCTGCCTTCCACCTTTTTTCTCTCGCCGAAGCTGTTCTCTACTGAGGCATCCGACTCGAGCCTCGGCTCCGCCGACGATCAATTTTTTCGAATTCCAGACTCTG GTTCAGTTTATGGGAGAGTTAATAATATCACGAAGTTTACTACAAAGAGTGATATAATAAATGTCCTCGAGGGGTGTAACTTGAATCCACATAATCTCAAAGTTGAATATACTCGAACCTACCTTCCGAAGTCTAT GATGGTTGAGTTTCCATCTCGCTCAGCTTATGATGCCGCAGTCAAGTCAATTAATAGGAAAGGTCGCTTGTTTAATATGATAAGG GCTGATAAAGCTCAGTGGGATATTACTACTCCTTATGATGGCAAAGTG ATTTTGCTGCAGGGAATCCCTCGCAATGCATTAATTGATGATGTTGAGCGCTTCCTTTCTGGTTGCCACTATGATTCGTCATCCATTCAGATGTTTGTCAG GCCGACGGATCAAGGCCCCATTAGAATGGCACTTGTTCGCTTCCCGTCCCAAGCTTTGGCCATGCATGCATATATTACCAAGAACAGAGGCTTTTGTCTCAATAATCAAATCACACTGCAAGTTCTCCATTAG
- the LOC105161425 gene encoding protein ALUMINUM SENSITIVE 3: MDWAWLGEFLKGMIKPTAALAVVAMAIFLSYLQKLGLEAEMAYSIFRAFLQLSIIGFVLQFIFNQKNAVWIVMAYLFMVSIAGYTAGQRAKHIPRGKYVAGVSILAGTSITMVMLVVLSVFPFTPRYIIPVAGMMVGNAMTVTGVTMKKLRDDIKIQMSLVETALALGATPRQATLQQVKRALVIALSPVLDNAKTVGLISLPGAMTGLIMGGASPLEAIQLQIVVMNMLIGASTVSSIMSTYLCWPSFFTKAYQLETKVFSSDSS, translated from the exons ATGGACTGGGCGTGGCTGGGGGAGTTCTTGAAGGGTATGATCAAGCCCACGGCGGCGCTGGCGGTGGTGGCGATGGCAATCTTCCTCTCGTACCTTCAGAAGCTGGGCCTGGAGGCTGAGATGGCTTATTCCATTTTCAGGGCTTTTCTTCAACTCTCCATCATTGGGTTTGTTCTGCAGTTCATATTCAACCAAAAGAACGCTGTTTGGATTGTTATGGCTTATCTTTTCatg GTCTCTATTGCTGGTTATACAGCTGGACAACGAGCCAAACACATACCAAGAGGGAAGTATGTGGCGGGAGTGTCGATTCTGGCAGGAACGTCGATTACTATGGTTATGTTGGTGGTTCTGAGTGTTTTCCCCTTCACTCCGAGGTACATCATCCCCGTTGCAGGGATGATGGTCGGCAATGCAATGACGGTCACCGGTGTTACGATGAAAAAGCTCCGGGACGACATCAAGATTCAGATGAGCCTG GTAGAGACAGCACTTGCTCTCGGGGCAACACCTCGTCAGGCAACGCTGCAACAGGTGAAACGGGCACTCGTGATTGCACTCTCTCCCGTTCTGGACAATGCCAAGACCGTTGGACTAATTTCACTTCCGGGTGCAATGACGGGCCTTATAATGGGCGGAGCATCGCCCCTGGAGGCCATCCAGCTCCAGATCGTGGTGATGAACATGCTCATCGGGGCATCCACAGTTAGCAGCATCATGTCCACATATCTATGCTGGCCTTCGTTCTTCACCAAGGCTTACCAGTTGGAAACAAAGGTGTTCTCTTCCGACTCAAGTTAG